In Desulfonatronum sp. SC1, a single genomic region encodes these proteins:
- a CDS encoding OmpA family protein, giving the protein MRKHVLKPLFSLLALLGLLALCLGVSTTAVAQTERNVPKAENFLFFIDHSGSMAMSAPSESQSSLAARHDPNKQEKIEVAKEVLKAVNNDIPAIAFNASLYTYGPFQEYIAPSPYSKDRLNQGIDDLQTQYDIFGRLTPMGLGLKSLDAVVGGLSNRRAVILVTDGESNIGPKPLPVVHDMYAKYGDNICFHVISFAQTAAEKALVEQIAAINPCTVTADLMDLLDDGKRADFVRKVFYDVEVIPAAPVAAPPAPVEEVIVFRNVNFDFDKFNIKPEFAPLLKEAAEIIKARPGKRVVVDGHTCNIGPATYNMGLSERRASSVRNFLVNEGVPADRITTQGFGLTQPRFDNNTREGRSLNRRVEIRFE; this is encoded by the coding sequence ATGCGTAAACATGTTCTGAAGCCGCTGTTTTCCCTCTTGGCCCTCCTGGGCCTGTTGGCCCTCTGCCTAGGCGTGTCGACGACCGCCGTCGCCCAAACCGAACGGAACGTCCCAAAGGCGGAGAATTTTCTCTTTTTCATCGACCACTCCGGATCCATGGCCATGAGTGCCCCTTCCGAGTCCCAAAGCTCCCTGGCCGCCCGCCACGATCCGAACAAGCAGGAAAAAATCGAGGTGGCCAAGGAAGTCCTGAAGGCCGTTAATAATGATATTCCCGCCATCGCCTTCAACGCCAGCCTGTACACATACGGACCGTTCCAAGAGTACATCGCCCCTTCCCCGTACTCCAAGGATCGCCTGAATCAGGGCATCGACGACCTGCAGACCCAATACGACATCTTCGGTCGCCTGACCCCCATGGGCCTAGGCCTGAAGTCCCTTGACGCCGTGGTCGGCGGTCTGTCCAACCGACGCGCCGTGATCCTGGTCACGGACGGCGAGTCCAACATCGGCCCCAAGCCGCTGCCGGTGGTACATGACATGTACGCAAAATACGGCGACAATATCTGCTTCCACGTGATCAGCTTCGCCCAGACCGCGGCTGAAAAGGCCCTGGTGGAACAGATCGCCGCCATCAACCCCTGCACGGTCACCGCGGACCTCATGGACCTGCTGGACGACGGCAAGCGCGCCGACTTCGTGCGCAAGGTGTTCTACGACGTGGAAGTCATCCCCGCCGCTCCGGTGGCCGCGCCCCCAGCCCCGGTTGAAGAAGTCATCGTCTTCCGCAACGTCAACTTTGACTTCGACAAGTTCAACATCAAGCCTGAATTCGCGCCCCTGCTCAAGGAAGCCGCTGAAATCATCAAGGCTCGCCCAGGCAAGCGGGTGGTCGTTGACGGCCACACCTGCAACATCGGCCCAGCCACCTACAACATGGGCCTTTCCGAGCGCCGCGCCTCCTCGGTCCGCAACTTCCTGGTCAACGAAGGCGTTCCCGCGGATCGCATCACGACTCAGGGCTTCGGTTTGACCCAGCCCCGTTTCGACAACAACACCCGCGAAGGACGCTCCCTGAACCGTCGCGTGGAAATTCGCTTCGAATAA